One Gordonia sp. SID5947 genomic region harbors:
- a CDS encoding DUF3662 and FHA domain-containing protein, with translation MGILQRIERKLEGAVDDGFARVFGGQVAPQEIENGLQREAEESLEDLGDGAVLAPNSYTLLFSPTDYEQIAAEYELNRKTFSKHLENFISDNGWQTYGRVVVEFDQSPSLHTGIFRARGAVNPDVRLRPVGSGPQRPPAQQHPQRAHREVGAPQMTNNPGYDQRRGTDPAYDQGGQQGGYDYPQGGYDQNYAQQPGYDQAYAQQQGYGQPGYGQQGYDQGYQQGGYDQGYAQQPGYDQQAYDQGYQQGGYDPAYAQQPGYEQGYQQGAYDPAYAQQGYDYQQGYAQQPQYGYQQGGYDQGYAQPGGYAPAAITLLLEDGSNRTFQLRDGSNIIGRGQDAQFRLPDTGVSRRHVEIRWDGSTAMLTDLNSTNGTTVNDLQVSSWELADGDRIRVGHSDITVRFQ, from the coding sequence GTGGGAATTCTGCAGCGCATAGAGCGCAAACTCGAAGGAGCCGTCGACGACGGCTTCGCACGGGTCTTCGGGGGCCAGGTCGCCCCCCAGGAGATCGAGAACGGACTGCAACGAGAGGCCGAGGAATCCCTCGAGGATCTCGGCGACGGTGCAGTCCTCGCTCCCAACAGCTATACGTTGTTGTTCAGTCCCACCGACTACGAGCAGATCGCGGCCGAGTACGAACTGAATCGCAAAACGTTCTCCAAGCATCTCGAGAACTTCATCTCCGACAATGGCTGGCAGACCTACGGCCGGGTGGTCGTAGAGTTCGACCAGTCGCCGTCGTTGCATACCGGTATATTCCGCGCCCGCGGTGCGGTGAACCCGGATGTGCGCCTGCGGCCTGTCGGGTCCGGTCCGCAGCGACCACCAGCACAGCAGCACCCACAACGTGCACACCGAGAAGTAGGAGCCCCACAAATGACCAACAACCCCGGATACGACCAGCGCAGGGGCACCGACCCGGCGTACGACCAGGGTGGCCAGCAAGGTGGCTACGACTACCCGCAGGGTGGTTACGACCAGAATTACGCCCAGCAGCCCGGCTACGACCAGGCCTACGCACAGCAGCAGGGTTACGGACAGCCCGGGTACGGCCAGCAGGGATATGACCAGGGCTACCAGCAAGGTGGCTACGACCAGGGGTACGCACAGCAGCCCGGCTACGACCAGCAGGCGTACGACCAGGGCTACCAGCAGGGCGGCTACGACCCGGCGTACGCACAGCAGCCCGGTTACGAGCAGGGTTACCAGCAGGGCGCCTACGATCCCGCGTACGCACAGCAGGGTTACGACTACCAGCAGGGCTATGCCCAGCAGCCGCAGTACGGCTATCAGCAGGGTGGGTACGACCAGGGCTACGCGCAGCCGGGTGGTTACGCGCCGGCGGCGATCACGCTGCTGCTCGAAGACGGCAGCAACCGCACCTTCCAGCTGCGGGACGGATCGAACATCATCGGTCGCGGCCAGGACGCTCAGTTCCGCCTCCCGGACACCGGCGTGTCGCGCCGGCATGTGGAGATCCGCTGGGACGGCTCCACCGCGATGCTGACAGACCTGAACTCGACCAACGGCACCACGGTCAACGACCTTCAGGTCAGCAGCTGGGAACTCGCCGATGGCGACCGTATCCGCGTCGGACACTCCGACATCACCGTTCGATTCCAGTAG
- a CDS encoding multicopper oxidase domain-containing protein has protein sequence MSVSQPYEVRLPPAIMSLNNLRFRDPQIEKPREGTVERWDIINITPDPHPIHLHLIMFRVLGRRPLRTVEYQAANPQPPIGTRWAPDPSNFYAGPMRPASAWEAGWKDTVRADGGHVTSILVRFPRADELGFDPDAIFSSDATDSRTRPAHGRSVAPHMTAPHMTAEHHAGAMPVHGTAASDLQGYVWHCHILDHEDHDMMLRYRLVP, from the coding sequence GTGTCCGTGTCACAGCCGTACGAGGTCCGTCTGCCGCCGGCGATCATGTCACTGAACAATCTGCGGTTCCGCGACCCGCAGATCGAGAAGCCCCGGGAGGGCACCGTCGAGCGGTGGGACATCATCAACATCACGCCCGACCCGCATCCGATCCACCTGCACCTCATCATGTTCCGTGTTCTCGGGAGACGACCCCTGCGCACTGTCGAGTACCAGGCGGCCAATCCACAGCCGCCCATCGGGACCCGCTGGGCACCCGACCCGAGCAACTTCTACGCCGGGCCCATGCGACCTGCGAGCGCGTGGGAGGCGGGTTGGAAGGACACGGTGCGGGCCGACGGCGGCCACGTGACGTCGATCCTGGTCCGATTCCCCCGGGCCGACGAGCTCGGTTTCGATCCGGACGCGATCTTCTCCTCGGACGCCACGGATTCGCGCACCCGACCGGCGCACGGTCGATCGGTCGCGCCGCACATGACCGCGCCACACATGACCGCGGAGCACCACGCCGGGGCGATGCCGGTCCACGGAACTGCCGCCTCCGACCTACAGGGCTACGTCTGGCACTGCCACATCCTCGACCACGAGGACCACGACATGATGTTGCGGTATCGGCTGGTGCCGTGA
- a CDS encoding multicopper oxidase domain-containing protein, with protein sequence MSVNIGRRRLLVGAAAAAAAARLGRGTAAAEPAPPPAYPTIFHSPPMEKYVDDLPVPTVIRSSPTEPIEMVARSTTTRFHRDQPRVPAMGYNGESYHGPTIEAHVDEPTTLHYRSELGRHTFAADLDTTIHGVSESYRDRPPTSLHLHGGATPPQFDGHPQRLLLPHHGTSVFEFPNRQEAGHLWYHDHAMGITRANVYAGLTGMYFLRDGHDTGGADNPLGLPSGPNEIPLVLQEKVFHENGRQSLRSTPVVPQGLWEGGAVGDRGVVNGRVWPKMTVERGLYRFRLINAASFSVWRLFFSNRMRFWVIGNEGGLLNEPVRCRSILVAPAERFDILVDFGSLAPGESVELCNDLTPPFQATMLGEVALSRFCRFTAGTGRGHRGPVPTALRGGRNRPARIPRRPVPR encoded by the coding sequence GTGAGCGTGAACATAGGTCGTCGACGATTACTCGTCGGTGCGGCTGCTGCCGCTGCAGCGGCGCGACTGGGTAGGGGGACCGCGGCCGCAGAGCCCGCGCCGCCGCCCGCATACCCGACGATCTTCCATTCGCCGCCGATGGAGAAGTACGTCGACGACCTGCCGGTGCCGACCGTCATCAGGTCGTCGCCGACCGAACCGATCGAGATGGTCGCTCGGTCCACCACGACGCGCTTCCACCGCGACCAGCCGCGGGTGCCGGCGATGGGTTACAACGGCGAGTCGTATCACGGCCCGACGATCGAAGCCCATGTCGACGAGCCGACCACCCTCCACTATCGCAGCGAACTCGGCAGGCATACTTTCGCGGCAGACCTCGACACCACCATCCACGGTGTCTCGGAGAGTTATCGCGATCGCCCGCCCACGTCCTTGCACCTGCATGGCGGAGCCACTCCGCCGCAGTTCGACGGGCACCCGCAGCGTCTGTTGCTGCCCCACCACGGGACGTCGGTGTTCGAGTTCCCGAATCGTCAAGAGGCCGGCCATCTCTGGTATCACGACCATGCGATGGGCATCACCCGCGCCAACGTCTATGCCGGGCTCACCGGGATGTACTTCCTGCGCGACGGCCATGACACCGGCGGCGCCGACAATCCTCTCGGTTTGCCGTCCGGACCGAATGAGATCCCTCTCGTCCTGCAGGAGAAGGTCTTTCACGAGAACGGTCGCCAGAGCCTGCGATCCACACCCGTCGTCCCACAGGGGCTGTGGGAAGGCGGTGCCGTCGGCGATCGCGGTGTGGTGAACGGCCGCGTGTGGCCGAAGATGACCGTTGAACGCGGGCTGTACCGCTTTCGCCTCATCAACGCCGCGTCGTTCTCGGTCTGGCGACTCTTCTTCTCCAATCGCATGCGGTTCTGGGTGATCGGCAACGAAGGCGGTCTGCTCAACGAACCGGTGCGGTGCCGCTCCATCCTGGTGGCACCCGCCGAGCGTTTCGACATCCTGGTGGATTTCGGTTCGCTGGCGCCCGGTGAGTCGGTCGAGCTGTGCAACGATCTGACGCCTCCGTTCCAGGCGACCATGCTGGGCGAAGTCGCGCTGTCGAGGTTCTGTCGCTTCACCGCGGGAACCGGCCGTGGTCACCGGGGTCCGGTGCCGACTGCGCTGCGCGGTGGCCGCAATCGGCCGGCGCGTATCCCCCGCCGGCCCGTCCCGAGGTGA
- a CDS encoding SDR family NAD(P)-dependent oxidoreductase, with protein sequence MPSLSLTSTLMDLVQRRSLLPGPVEDALAGPGRDVAGLTIVVTGASAGIGRQAATLLAEKGARVIAVARREDELRTLADETGCEHRTCDLSKEAAIESLIADLVAEEVDVLVNNAGHSIRRTVLDSVDRLHDYQRTMQLNYFAPVQLTLGLLPGMVERGHGQFVNVCTWGIMANTFPRFSAYAASKNALAIFGRSLNAEKPHPAVRATNVLYPLVRTEMIAPTAEYDDVHALSVEEAGRWILRAITHQPTDVAPAALRAILPVIDYFTPGTADRALAALT encoded by the coding sequence ATGCCGTCACTTTCCCTGACCAGCACACTGATGGACCTCGTCCAGCGCCGGAGTCTCCTCCCCGGGCCCGTCGAGGATGCCCTCGCCGGACCAGGGCGCGACGTCGCCGGTCTGACGATCGTCGTCACCGGGGCGTCGGCGGGCATCGGGCGACAGGCTGCGACTCTGCTCGCCGAGAAAGGCGCGCGCGTCATCGCCGTCGCGCGGAGAGAGGACGAACTGCGCACTCTGGCAGATGAAACCGGCTGCGAACACCGGACGTGCGACCTCTCGAAAGAGGCGGCCATCGAGTCCCTGATCGCCGATCTCGTTGCCGAGGAGGTCGACGTCCTCGTCAACAACGCGGGTCACTCCATCCGACGAACCGTCCTCGACTCCGTCGACCGGCTGCACGACTACCAGCGCACCATGCAGCTCAATTACTTCGCGCCGGTGCAACTGACGCTGGGCCTGCTCCCCGGCATGGTGGAGCGGGGCCACGGACAGTTCGTGAACGTGTGCACCTGGGGGATCATGGCCAACACGTTTCCGCGATTCTCCGCCTACGCCGCGTCGAAGAATGCGCTCGCCATCTTCGGGCGCAGTCTCAACGCCGAGAAGCCGCATCCGGCGGTCCGCGCGACCAACGTGCTCTATCCGCTCGTGCGGACCGAGATGATCGCGCCCACAGCCGAATACGACGACGTGCACGCGCTGAGCGTGGAGGAGGCGGGACGATGGATTCTCCGCGCGATCACCCATCAGCCCACCGACGTCGCGCCGGCCGCGCTGCGTGCGATCCTGCCGGTGATCGACTACTTCACACCGGGCACTGCTGATCGAGCGCTCGCGGCATTGACCTGA
- a CDS encoding ABC transporter ATP-binding protein, with the protein MTTSATHADVTVPALEVEDLRVTFAYPRPAVAGISLRVDRGQILALVGESGSGKTMTARAAIGLLPETATATGSVKVDGVEVLNRSEKELNAVRGTRVAMIFQEPQTALNPVQTVGWQLRQALRTHRRMSRRDAHQQAVELLRLVEILDPGQYPHQLSGGQKQRVVIALALANDPVLLLADEPTTALDVSVQREILDLLLRLRDRIDAGILLITHNLGVVADIADRVVVVQLGEVVERGDVFDIFARPTQPYTEQLLAAVPTLPSPQDDPTVDIDPDSADPESADPESADGEAVTSPAVVQVDNITVRHPGRFGSAPRTALAGVSLTVHPAEVVGVVGESGSGKTTLGRTIGGLITPASGRITLGGKDIARLPRAELRTVRRTIAFVPQDPTASLDPRFTVAESIREPLEIHRLGGRDQRNTRVAELLDAVQLPRSFANRLPHELSGGQRQRVALARALSVEPMLLIADEPTSALDVSVQARVLELFAQLQRDLGFAALFISHDLAVVEQVADRVAVLRDGTLVENGDARTVLSAPRADYTRALLAAVPYPDPVRQRAGR; encoded by the coding sequence ATGACCACATCAGCAACACACGCCGACGTGACCGTGCCCGCTTTGGAGGTCGAAGACCTGCGGGTGACCTTCGCCTACCCGCGGCCGGCGGTTGCCGGGATCAGTCTCCGGGTCGACCGCGGCCAGATCCTCGCGCTGGTGGGCGAATCGGGGTCCGGAAAGACCATGACGGCCCGTGCCGCGATCGGCCTGCTCCCCGAGACCGCGACCGCGACCGGATCGGTGAAGGTCGACGGCGTGGAGGTGCTCAACAGGTCGGAGAAGGAACTCAACGCCGTCCGCGGGACCCGGGTCGCCATGATCTTCCAGGAGCCGCAGACCGCGCTCAACCCGGTACAGACCGTCGGGTGGCAGCTGCGCCAGGCGCTGCGCACACACCGCCGGATGTCGCGACGAGATGCCCACCAGCAAGCCGTCGAACTGTTGCGTCTGGTCGAGATCCTCGATCCCGGACAGTACCCGCATCAGCTGTCGGGCGGGCAGAAGCAACGCGTGGTGATCGCCCTGGCGCTCGCCAACGACCCGGTCCTGTTACTGGCAGACGAACCGACCACCGCTCTCGACGTCTCGGTCCAGCGGGAGATCCTCGATCTTCTGCTTCGGCTGCGCGACCGGATCGACGCCGGGATCCTGCTCATCACCCACAATCTCGGCGTCGTCGCGGACATCGCCGACCGAGTGGTGGTGGTCCAACTCGGCGAGGTGGTCGAACGGGGGGACGTGTTCGACATCTTCGCCAGGCCGACCCAGCCGTACACCGAGCAACTCCTCGCAGCCGTCCCCACGCTGCCGTCTCCCCAGGATGACCCGACCGTCGACATCGATCCGGACAGCGCCGACCCGGAAAGCGCCGACCCGGAAAGCGCCGACGGGGAGGCCGTCACGTCGCCGGCCGTGGTGCAGGTCGACAACATCACGGTGCGTCACCCGGGCCGGTTCGGCAGCGCGCCCCGCACCGCCCTCGCAGGTGTCTCCTTGACCGTGCATCCCGCCGAGGTAGTCGGTGTGGTCGGCGAGTCGGGGTCAGGGAAGACCACCCTGGGGCGCACCATCGGTGGGCTCATCACCCCGGCGTCTGGCCGGATCACGCTCGGAGGCAAAGACATCGCGCGGTTACCACGCGCCGAGCTCCGCACCGTGCGCCGTACCATCGCGTTCGTTCCACAGGATCCGACGGCGTCACTCGATCCCCGGTTCACCGTCGCCGAGTCGATCCGGGAACCGCTGGAGATCCATCGCCTCGGCGGTCGCGACCAGCGGAACACCAGAGTCGCCGAACTGCTCGACGCCGTGCAGCTGCCGCGCAGCTTCGCGAACCGGCTTCCCCACGAACTCTCCGGTGGCCAGCGGCAGCGCGTCGCGCTCGCCCGCGCTCTGTCCGTCGAACCCATGTTGTTGATCGCCGACGAGCCGACGAGCGCGCTCGACGTGTCGGTACAGGCCCGTGTTCTCGAGCTGTTCGCGCAGTTGCAACGAGATCTCGGCTTCGCCGCGCTGTTCATCAGCCATGACCTGGCCGTCGTCGAACAGGTCGCCGACCGCGTGGCCGTTCTCCGCGACGGGACACTGGTGGAGAATGGCGACGCCCGGACCGTGCTGTCGGCGCCGCGTGCGGACTACACCCGCGCACTCCTGGCCGCGGTGCCCTATCCCGATCCGGTCCGGCAGCGCGCCGGACGTTGA
- a CDS encoding ABC transporter permease, with protein MLGYVMRRIPTAIVVLAIASILIFSILRLIPGGPEAALAGPDAGPEQLAAIRHDLGLDRPFLVQYFAWLGGIVTLNFGQSYQVGGAISDLIGFGLVNTVVLTAAALVIAVVLALALSLSATISQNRAVHAVLIGINAVAIAIPTFVVGTVLILVFGVQLRWLPAGGTPPAGYTDDLQVTLQYLILPALTLGLPAGAVLARFLTEALRTELRQPYAVTARSLGVPRHTIVLRNALRNALPPTLTALGLVVGGLLGGAILVESIFGWPGLGLLTEEGIFARDYPLVQVLVLLSVTVFVVLQLLADILHAWLDPRIRLAGQ; from the coding sequence ATGCTCGGCTATGTGATGCGACGAATCCCGACGGCAATCGTCGTCCTGGCGATCGCCTCGATCCTCATCTTCTCGATCTTGCGCCTGATCCCGGGCGGCCCGGAGGCGGCCCTCGCCGGCCCCGACGCGGGGCCCGAACAACTCGCCGCCATCCGGCATGACCTCGGTCTCGACCGGCCGTTCCTCGTGCAGTACTTCGCGTGGCTCGGCGGGATCGTCACCCTGAATTTCGGCCAGAGCTACCAGGTAGGTGGCGCGATCAGCGACCTGATCGGATTCGGGCTCGTCAACACCGTGGTGCTCACAGCTGCCGCCCTGGTGATCGCGGTCGTGCTGGCGCTCGCACTGAGCCTGTCCGCGACGATCTCCCAGAACCGCGCGGTGCACGCGGTGCTCATCGGCATCAACGCAGTCGCCATCGCGATCCCGACTTTTGTCGTCGGCACCGTGCTGATCCTCGTATTCGGCGTGCAGCTGCGATGGCTACCGGCCGGCGGCACGCCTCCTGCCGGCTACACCGACGATCTCCAGGTCACCCTGCAGTATCTGATCCTCCCTGCGCTGACCCTCGGCCTGCCGGCCGGCGCTGTGCTCGCACGATTCCTCACCGAGGCGCTGCGGACCGAACTGCGTCAGCCGTACGCGGTGACCGCTCGATCGCTCGGCGTGCCACGCCATACCATCGTGCTGCGCAACGCACTCCGAAATGCACTGCCGCCCACCCTGACCGCACTCGGACTCGTCGTCGGCGGCCTGCTGGGCGGCGCGATCCTGGTGGAGTCGATCTTCGGCTGGCCAGGGCTCGGGCTGCTCACCGAGGAGGGCATCTTCGCGCGTGACTATCCCCTCGTCCAGGTGCTCGTACTGCTGTCGGTGACGGTGTTCGTCGTGCTCCAGCTCCTCGCCGACATCCTGCACGCCTGGCTCGACCCACGAATCCGATTGGCAGGTCAATGA
- a CDS encoding ABC transporter substrate-binding protein yields the protein MPGRRTHTVRVLALAIATVLLAAGCQSAVSQQENSAAASLAPGTPAPQGGDLRVGILGDFTPKTFLQIGTGNLAGQVVSNTFDTLIRYSRDDLTVRPSLATAWHLTPDGLTLTLDLRPDVTFHNGRPFVSSDVQNSLEAYLAGPWTPQFKRTAAAITAYDTSDPHRVVLRFAHPLSNIFDLLDSAPILDAQSLPQLKEGKSYIGTGPFKFASWQPNSSLRLVRNDSYWAGRPNLDSITFVIIRDQQSLYTRLRTGQIDLAYGLNYHDQQLATTRYGFRDVTFTGAESQEYVGINVTNPALSDVRLRRAIALAIDRPRIIDDVFRKSGYVVNLPWPKWSPAYDAAANSTYGRDVAEAKSLVAQHGPVPPIPLDFSTQGIDRVVAEIVQSNLKDIGIPVTLVPNDRTAQSAKLIGGKFPGIWLLQHAFAQFTPSTLAVSAYPFNAAKNSSNYLNPQYAAAAEAAWKVPDGASPAALDAYRRLDDIWLRDLFLVEIGIVFQKVATSNAVGNIDWDRRNQLHLKDTYLNTTGRNS from the coding sequence ATGCCCGGACGCCGTACCCACACCGTGCGAGTACTCGCACTGGCCATTGCCACCGTTCTGCTGGCGGCGGGATGTCAGTCCGCGGTCTCCCAGCAGGAGAACTCCGCCGCCGCTTCGCTCGCGCCCGGCACACCGGCACCGCAGGGAGGCGACCTACGCGTCGGGATTCTCGGCGACTTCACACCCAAGACGTTTCTTCAGATCGGCACCGGGAATCTCGCCGGTCAGGTGGTGAGCAACACGTTCGACACCCTCATCCGCTACTCGCGTGACGACCTCACCGTTCGACCGTCACTGGCGACCGCGTGGCACCTCACACCCGACGGACTGACGCTGACATTGGATCTCCGCCCGGATGTCACATTCCACAACGGCAGGCCGTTCGTCTCGTCGGATGTGCAGAACTCGCTCGAGGCCTACCTCGCCGGTCCCTGGACGCCGCAGTTCAAGCGGACGGCCGCGGCCATCACGGCCTACGACACAAGCGATCCGCACCGTGTGGTACTGCGCTTCGCCCACCCGTTGAGCAACATCTTCGACCTGCTCGACTCCGCCCCGATTCTTGATGCGCAGTCCCTCCCGCAATTGAAGGAGGGTAAGTCCTACATCGGTACGGGACCGTTCAAGTTCGCGTCCTGGCAACCGAACTCATCACTCCGGCTGGTTCGCAACGACTCCTACTGGGCCGGACGACCCAACCTCGACTCGATCACATTCGTCATCATCCGCGACCAGCAGTCGCTCTACACCCGGCTGCGAACCGGCCAGATCGACCTCGCGTACGGGCTGAACTACCACGATCAGCAGTTGGCGACCACGCGGTACGGCTTCCGGGACGTCACCTTCACCGGTGCCGAGTCGCAAGAATATGTCGGGATCAACGTCACCAATCCAGCGCTCTCGGACGTGCGGCTCCGGCGGGCCATCGCGCTCGCCATCGACCGCCCCCGCATCATCGACGACGTCTTCCGAAAGAGCGGCTACGTGGTGAATCTGCCGTGGCCGAAATGGTCGCCCGCCTACGACGCGGCGGCCAACTCGACCTACGGTCGTGACGTCGCCGAGGCGAAGTCGCTGGTGGCGCAACACGGCCCGGTACCGCCGATTCCTCTCGACTTCTCGACGCAGGGAATCGATCGGGTGGTCGCCGAGATCGTGCAGTCGAACCTCAAGGACATCGGCATCCCGGTGACCTTGGTACCCAACGACCGCACTGCGCAGTCCGCCAAGCTGATCGGCGGCAAGTTTCCGGGAATCTGGTTGCTACAGCACGCCTTTGCCCAGTTCACGCCGTCGACGCTGGCCGTCTCGGCCTACCCCTTCAACGCGGCGAAGAATTCCTCGAACTATCTGAACCCGCAGTACGCTGCAGCCGCCGAGGCGGCGTGGAAGGTTCCCGACGGCGCGTCTCCGGCGGCACTGGACGCCTACCGTCGCCTCGACGACATCTGGTTGCGAGACCTCTTCCTCGTCGAGATCGGCATTGTCTTCCAGAAGGTCGCGACGTCGAATGCGGTCGGGAACATCGACTGGGATCGACGTAACCAGTTGCACCTCAAGGACACCTACCTCAACACCACCGGACGGAACTCGTGA
- a CDS encoding arylsulfatase, with amino-acid sequence MAPHQSPPEQARGYADFRGTVGRTSSVSEPWWPAERTPRSEAPNIVVVLVDDMGFSDIGPFGAEIETPNIDALAQRGLRLSNYHTTPVCSPARAALLTGLNPHRAGYGSVANSDPGYPGLRLELADDVLTLPEILRDSGYATYAVGKWHLVRDANMGPGRSRDSWPVQRGFDSYYGSLEGLNSFFHPNQLISDNSVVDVDEYPDDYYVTDDLTDRAIGQIKALRAQDRDKPFFLYFAHIAMHGPHQVKESDLAKYRGRYAEGWDVVRQRRFERQIDEGLFDPDTPMAERNTTPGYDAPLGETLAPDEQRRFQRYQEVYAAMVHSVDQSVGRVVETLTELGELDNTIIVFTSDNGGTAEGGPVGTRSYFSQFVHGPVPPDWERDVPHDEDLIGSAAVGVHYPRGWGQASNTPFRFYKGQTFAGGVRVPFVISWPDGLRREHDDSGVRRQYSYVTDVAPTLLDLAGIPTPPERFGRPAQERDGVSAASFLRDRSVSSSHTEQYAEFGGHRGFYRDGWKLVSLHTNPAKVDDPAWELYDVTADPAETTDVAARHPDRVAELAQAWEETAWRNTVFPLFDSPADQIRRRPDEDRYSDPARILAGTPTLERYRSSRLIAYRDFDIDVELEGWTPSDEGVLVAHGDRQGGYLLYIEDAAVHLVFNSYGRSTRVSAPLPDAVSAVTVRAAATPQVRWDLSVEITRDGQTSVVAKLPDQFQLVGMAPWTGISVGLDARGPVDPDLRARRGVFRFGPALRAVTYRPGPVRVPGGVRRAIDESAEHHAD; translated from the coding sequence ATGGCGCCACACCAGAGTCCACCCGAGCAGGCCCGCGGTTACGCGGACTTCCGCGGAACCGTCGGCCGGACTTCCTCCGTCTCGGAACCGTGGTGGCCGGCCGAGCGCACCCCACGGTCGGAGGCGCCGAACATCGTCGTGGTGCTCGTCGACGACATGGGCTTTTCGGACATCGGACCGTTCGGGGCCGAGATCGAGACACCCAACATCGACGCATTGGCCCAGCGAGGTCTGCGGCTCAGCAATTACCACACCACACCGGTGTGCTCGCCGGCACGCGCGGCGTTGCTGACCGGCCTCAACCCTCACCGCGCGGGCTACGGCAGCGTGGCGAACTCCGATCCGGGATATCCGGGCCTTCGGCTCGAACTCGCCGACGATGTGCTCACGTTGCCAGAGATACTGCGGGACAGCGGTTATGCGACCTATGCGGTGGGAAAGTGGCATCTGGTACGAGATGCGAACATGGGGCCCGGCCGCAGCCGGGACTCCTGGCCGGTGCAGCGCGGCTTCGACAGCTACTACGGGTCGCTGGAGGGTCTGAACTCGTTCTTCCACCCGAATCAGCTGATCTCCGACAACTCCGTCGTCGATGTCGACGAGTACCCCGACGACTACTACGTCACCGACGACCTCACCGACCGGGCGATCGGCCAGATCAAGGCACTGCGTGCGCAGGACAGGGACAAGCCGTTCTTCCTGTACTTCGCCCACATTGCGATGCACGGTCCGCACCAGGTGAAGGAATCCGACCTGGCGAAGTATCGCGGACGCTACGCCGAGGGCTGGGACGTGGTCCGGCAGCGGCGTTTCGAGCGACAGATCGACGAAGGTCTGTTCGATCCGGACACTCCGATGGCCGAGCGCAACACCACACCGGGCTACGACGCGCCACTCGGGGAGACCCTGGCACCCGACGAGCAGCGTCGCTTCCAGCGGTACCAGGAGGTCTATGCCGCGATGGTCCACAGCGTCGACCAGAGCGTCGGGCGTGTCGTCGAAACGCTCACCGAGTTGGGCGAACTGGACAACACGATCATCGTGTTCACCTCCGACAACGGCGGGACCGCCGAGGGCGGCCCGGTCGGAACACGCTCGTACTTCAGCCAATTCGTGCACGGTCCGGTGCCCCCGGATTGGGAACGCGACGTGCCGCATGACGAGGACCTGATCGGCTCGGCGGCCGTAGGCGTGCATTACCCGCGCGGGTGGGGGCAGGCGTCCAACACGCCGTTCCGCTTCTACAAGGGTCAGACCTTCGCGGGCGGGGTGCGCGTGCCGTTCGTGATCTCCTGGCCGGACGGCCTGCGGCGGGAACACGACGACAGCGGCGTCCGCCGTCAATACTCCTACGTCACCGACGTGGCGCCGACCCTGCTCGATCTCGCGGGCATACCGACCCCGCCCGAGCGTTTCGGCCGGCCGGCGCAGGAGCGCGACGGTGTGAGCGCGGCATCGTTCCTGCGCGACCGGTCGGTGTCGTCGTCGCACACCGAGCAGTACGCCGAGTTCGGTGGCCACCGGGGGTTCTACCGGGACGGATGGAAACTGGTCTCGCTGCACACGAATCCGGCGAAGGTCGATGACCCGGCGTGGGAACTCTATGACGTGACCGCCGATCCGGCAGAGACCACCGACGTGGCGGCGCGACACCCAGACCGAGTCGCCGAGCTGGCTCAGGCATGGGAGGAGACGGCCTGGCGCAATACGGTGTTCCCGCTGTTCGATTCGCCTGCCGATCAGATACGTCGTCGTCCCGACGAGGACCGATACAGCGATCCGGCGCGTATCCTCGCCGGCACGCCGACCTTGGAGCGATATCGGTCGAGCCGGCTGATCGCCTATCGGGATTTCGACATCGACGTGGAACTCGAAGGGTGGACTCCGTCGGACGAGGGTGTGCTCGTGGCGCACGGTGATCGGCAGGGCGGATATCTTCTCTACATCGAGGACGCGGCAGTGCATCTCGTGTTCAACAGCTATGGCAGGTCGACTCGGGTATCGGCACCCCTGCCCGACGCGGTGTCTGCCGTGACCGTTCGAGCGGCCGCGACACCGCAGGTGCGCTGGGACCTCTCGGTCGAGATCACCCGCGACGGCCAGACGTCGGTGGTGGCGAAGCTGCCCGACCAGTTCCAGCTGGTAGGGATGGCGCCGTGGACGGGGATCTCGGTCGGGCTCGACGCCCGTGGACCGGTGGACCCCGATCTGCGTGCCCGTCGCGGCGTCTTCCGATTCGGTCCGGCGCTTCGCGCGGTCACGTACCGACCGGGCCCCGTGCGTGTCCCGGGCGGGGTCCGGCGTGCGATCGACGAGAGCGCGGAGCATCACGCGGACTGA